In the genome of Pelobacter seleniigenes DSM 18267, one region contains:
- the pdxA gene encoding 4-hydroxythreonine-4-phosphate dehydrogenase PdxA, translating to MQPLLLTMGDPTGVGPELIIKTLLAGHFADLQHPVCAVGDIAVLNKAAAVFGLQPVIRQLAEDLFQLDLGSQRLQVRSVSQLSPRELIYGHPNLACGKAMADYVERAIAGCLNNEAAGIVTCPINKAAINASGCHFPGHTELLAERCGVDKVVMMLAGPQLKVCLVTTHLAYADVPAALSQAEILQTIRITATSLEKQFAVAKPRLAVLALNPHAGEGGLFGGEETRLIAPAIAAAQAEGIIADGPHSADTLFHFAARGSHDAVICMYHDQGLIPLKLLHFDDAVNVTLGLPIVRTSVDHGTAYNLAGQGKASIASLVAALKMADHMALNR from the coding sequence ATGCAACCATTGCTCCTGACCATGGGTGACCCGACCGGGGTCGGCCCCGAACTGATCATAAAAACACTCCTCGCCGGACATTTTGCCGATCTGCAGCACCCGGTCTGCGCGGTCGGCGATATCGCTGTTCTTAACAAGGCCGCCGCTGTTTTCGGCCTGCAGCCCGTCATCCGGCAGCTTGCCGAGGACCTGTTCCAGCTCGACCTGGGTAGCCAGAGACTGCAGGTGCGGAGCGTTTCACAGCTCAGCCCGCGGGAACTGATTTACGGCCACCCGAACCTGGCCTGTGGCAAAGCCATGGCGGATTATGTCGAACGGGCCATCGCTGGCTGCCTGAACAACGAGGCTGCCGGGATCGTGACCTGCCCGATCAATAAAGCCGCCATCAATGCCAGCGGCTGTCATTTTCCCGGCCATACCGAACTGTTGGCCGAACGTTGCGGTGTCGACAAGGTGGTCATGATGCTGGCCGGACCGCAACTGAAGGTCTGCCTGGTCACCACGCACCTCGCTTACGCCGATGTTCCGGCGGCCCTGAGCCAGGCCGAAATCCTGCAGACCATCCGCATTACCGCGACCAGTCTGGAGAAACAATTCGCCGTCGCCAAACCGCGCCTGGCCGTTTTGGCCCTCAATCCCCATGCCGGAGAGGGTGGGCTGTTCGGCGGCGAAGAAACCCGACTGATCGCTCCAGCCATTGCCGCGGCACAAGCCGAAGGAATTATTGCCGACGGCCCGCACAGTGCCGATACCCTGTTCCACTTTGCCGCCCGCGGCAGCCATGATGCGGTCATCTGCATGTATCACGATCAGGGGCTCATCCCCCTGAAACTGCTTCACTTCGATGACGCCGTCAACGTCACGCTGGGCCTGCCCATTGTCAGGACCAGCGTGGACCACGGCACGGCCTACAACCTGGCCGGGCAGGGCAAGGCCAGTATCGCCAGCCTGGTTGCCGCATTAAAGATGGCGGACCATATGGCCCTTAATCGCTGA
- the uvrA gene encoding excinuclease ABC subunit UvrA, which translates to MIDKIQIRGAREHNLKNIDIDIPRDQLVVITGVSGSGKSTLAFDTIYAEGQRRYVESLSAYARQFLEQMEKPDVDQIDGLSPAISIEQKTTSKNPRSTVGTVTEIYDYLRLLYARVGEILCHRCGQKIKPQTVEQMVDQILQLPDKTRLMVMAPIVRERKGEYRKELAQLQADGFVRIRIDGVMHELGDKIELDKQKKHSLEVVVDRLVMKADIQTRLADSIETALRLADGLVRIEIPDGESRLFSAKHACIECGLSYPEITPRMFSFNNPHGACPDCSGLGTRMFFDREQVVPNPELSLREGAVIPWDTRTGYYYQALLEALASHYQFDIRTPFGKIPEPIQQIILYGSGEENVRFFYDQGDRRHFYEKPFEGVIPNLERRYHETDSDSVRENLERFMSVIPCQTCNGARLRPEALHVTIGEQNIQQVTALSIAEAETFFKGLELPPKAMEIARRILKEIRERLSFLSHVGLDYLTLDRSAGTLSGGEGQRIRLATQIGSSLTGVLYILDEPSIGLHQRDNQRLLMTLKRLRDLGNTVLVVEHDEETIGAADHVIDMGPAAGVHGGEVVAQGTPEEVMAVPGSLTGEYLSGQRQIPVPELRRGTDRWLEVIGARANNLRDIDVKIPLGVLTCFTGVSGSGKSSLVIETLYKALAQRLHRARDKSGPVKDIRGLEQLDKVIDIDQSPIGRTPRSNPATYTGVFTDIRELFAQLPEAKIRGYKPGRFSFNVKGGRCEACSGDGIIKIEMHFLPDVYVQCEVCKGARYNRETLEVKYKGKSIAEVLDMTVNQASHFLENIPKISNKLETIRDVGLGYIKLGQSATTLSGGEAQRVKLARELGKRATGKTIYILDEPTTGLHFADIHKLLEVLNRLVETGNTVVVIEHNLDVIKTADYVIDLGPEGGRNGGLIVASGTPEEVAACAESHTGQFLSPYLSSEVGQYAKSAQADK; encoded by the coding sequence ATGATCGACAAAATCCAAATCCGCGGTGCCCGCGAGCACAATCTGAAGAATATCGATATTGACATTCCCCGCGATCAGCTGGTCGTCATTACCGGCGTTTCCGGCTCGGGGAAAAGTACCCTGGCGTTTGATACCATTTATGCCGAGGGACAGCGCCGCTATGTCGAAAGCCTGTCCGCCTACGCGCGCCAATTTCTTGAGCAAATGGAGAAGCCGGATGTCGATCAGATCGACGGACTGTCCCCGGCCATTTCCATTGAGCAGAAAACCACCTCCAAGAACCCCCGCTCCACGGTCGGCACGGTCACCGAAATCTACGATTACTTGCGCCTGCTCTACGCCCGCGTCGGTGAGATTCTGTGCCATCGCTGCGGTCAAAAAATCAAGCCCCAGACCGTTGAACAGATGGTTGACCAGATTCTGCAGCTGCCGGACAAGACCCGACTCATGGTCATGGCGCCCATCGTCCGTGAACGCAAGGGGGAATACCGCAAGGAGCTCGCCCAGCTGCAGGCGGACGGCTTTGTCCGCATCCGCATCGACGGCGTCATGCACGAGCTCGGCGATAAAATCGAGCTGGACAAGCAGAAGAAACACAGCCTTGAAGTCGTTGTCGACCGGTTGGTGATGAAAGCGGATATCCAAACCCGCCTGGCCGATTCCATTGAAACCGCCTTGCGGCTGGCCGACGGTCTGGTTCGGATCGAGATTCCGGACGGGGAGAGCCGCTTGTTTTCCGCCAAGCACGCCTGTATCGAATGTGGCCTGTCTTACCCGGAGATCACCCCGCGGATGTTTTCCTTCAACAATCCCCATGGTGCCTGCCCTGACTGCAGCGGCCTGGGGACGCGAATGTTTTTCGATCGCGAACAGGTCGTCCCCAATCCGGAGCTTTCTCTGCGCGAAGGCGCGGTCATCCCCTGGGATACCCGCACCGGTTATTATTATCAGGCCCTGCTCGAAGCATTGGCCAGTCATTATCAGTTCGATATCCGCACCCCCTTCGGCAAAATTCCGGAACCGATTCAGCAGATCATCCTCTACGGCTCCGGGGAAGAGAACGTGCGCTTCTTCTACGACCAGGGTGACCGCCGCCATTTTTATGAAAAACCCTTTGAAGGGGTCATTCCCAACCTGGAGCGGCGCTATCATGAAACGGATTCGGACAGCGTCCGCGAGAATCTTGAACGCTTTATGAGCGTGATTCCCTGCCAGACCTGTAATGGCGCCCGGCTGCGGCCGGAAGCCCTCCATGTCACCATTGGCGAGCAAAACATCCAGCAGGTGACCGCCCTGTCCATTGCTGAAGCGGAAACTTTTTTCAAAGGCCTGGAACTGCCCCCGAAGGCCATGGAGATCGCCCGGCGGATTCTCAAGGAAATCCGCGAACGGCTCTCCTTTCTGTCCCATGTCGGCCTGGACTATCTGACCCTGGACCGCAGTGCCGGCACCTTGAGCGGTGGTGAAGGACAGCGGATCAGGTTGGCCACCCAGATCGGCTCTTCATTGACCGGGGTGCTCTATATCCTGGACGAACCGTCTATCGGCCTGCATCAGCGTGACAATCAGCGCCTGCTGATGACCCTGAAACGGCTGCGCGATCTAGGTAATACCGTGCTGGTGGTTGAACATGACGAGGAGACCATCGGTGCGGCCGACCATGTTATCGACATGGGCCCCGCCGCTGGGGTCCACGGCGGCGAAGTGGTCGCCCAGGGCACCCCGGAAGAAGTGATGGCCGTGCCCGGTTCGCTGACCGGGGAATACCTTTCCGGGCAGCGACAGATCCCGGTGCCCGAGTTACGCCGCGGCACCGACCGCTGGCTGGAGGTTATCGGCGCCCGAGCCAATAACCTGCGCGATATCGATGTTAAAATTCCCCTCGGCGTGCTGACCTGCTTTACCGGGGTTTCCGGCTCGGGCAAATCGTCCCTGGTGATCGAAACCCTGTACAAGGCCCTTGCCCAGCGCCTGCACCGCGCCCGCGACAAGTCCGGTCCGGTCAAGGATATCCGCGGGCTCGAGCAGCTCGACAAGGTCATTGATATCGACCAGTCCCCCATCGGCCGAACTCCCCGCTCCAATCCGGCCACCTATACCGGGGTATTCACCGACATCCGTGAACTGTTCGCGCAGCTGCCCGAGGCAAAAATCCGCGGCTACAAACCGGGCCGCTTCTCCTTTAATGTCAAAGGCGGCCGCTGCGAAGCCTGCAGCGGCGACGGGATCATTAAGATCGAAATGCACTTCCTGCCCGATGTTTATGTCCAATGTGAAGTCTGCAAAGGCGCCCGCTACAACCGGGAAACCCTGGAGGTCAAGTACAAAGGCAAAAGCATTGCCGAAGTGCTCGACATGACGGTCAATCAGGCCAGCCACTTCCTGGAGAACATCCCGAAAATCAGCAATAAGCTGGAGACCATCCGTGACGTCGGCCTCGGCTACATCAAGTTGGGCCAAAGTGCCACCACCCTCTCCGGCGGCGAGGCCCAGCGGGTTAAGCTGGCGCGGGAGCTGGGCAAACGCGCAACCGGCAAGACCATCTACATCCTTGACGAGCCGACTACGGGACTGCATTTCGCGGATATCCACAAACTGCTGGAGGTTTTGAACCGGCTGGTTGAAACCGGCAATACCGTGGTGGTCATCGAACACAATCTCGACGTCATCAAGACCGCCGACTATGTCATCGACCTGGGTCCGGAGGGCGGCCGCAACGGTGGCCTGATTGTGGCCAGCGGAACCCCCGAGGAGGTCGCCGCCTGTGCCGAATCCCATACCGGACAGTTCTTGAGCCCTTATCTGAGCAGCGAAGTCGGACAATACGCAAAATCTGCACAGGCTGACAAATAA
- a CDS encoding PEGA domain-containing protein, with amino-acid sequence MKSYKMISKCVAMILLLVFLSACASQQALIQSEPPGAIVMINGQAVGQTPLYYDYKLSSGKQHQVSISHQGYEEIDLTITADKTDTGALKRWLMAGVVWSPLWLGTLFTKKLKESYLFVMKRETPQLTAKLEQ; translated from the coding sequence ATGAAAAGTTATAAAATGATAAGTAAATGTGTCGCCATGATCCTGTTGTTGGTCTTTCTGAGCGCATGCGCTTCGCAACAGGCCCTGATTCAGTCCGAACCACCCGGAGCGATTGTCATGATCAACGGCCAGGCCGTCGGCCAGACCCCGCTCTACTATGACTATAAATTAAGCAGTGGGAAGCAACACCAGGTCTCGATTTCTCACCAGGGCTATGAGGAAATCGATCTGACCATTACGGCGGATAAGACCGATACCGGGGCGCTGAAGCGCTGGCTCATGGCCGGCGTGGTCTGGAGCCCGCTGTGGCTGGGAACCCTGTTCACCAAAAAGCTCAAAGAAAGCTACCTGTTCGTCATGAAGCGTGAAACGCCGCAGTTGACCGCTAAACTGGAGCAGTAA
- the cls gene encoding cardiolipin synthase → MLPLLLTILWMISLLAAGHALLSKRDPRAALGWIITCLALPGVGALLYLLLGVNRIRTRARELQEQGQGMHWLHVNQPPHPADLKQFPTSSTSQALITLSDSVTRRPLLYGNKVTVLHNGEQAYPAMLAAINAAKDSVFLSSYIIKPDAVGLQFATALTAAAERGLDVRVLIDAYGELYSFGKIRRHFKNTKVQTAVFLPLTLPQSLYFNLRNHRKLLVVDHTVSFTGGMNIRQKHLANNSDPRRVIDIHFQLEGPVCAQLRDAFMEDWHFATGSKRKPRDWPSSPVVGSACCRGISAGPNEQHEKLNWLLIGAMSCAKSHIRIMTPYFIPNRAQLAAINAASLRGVRVDILLPEKNNLPYVAWASSAYLFELLELNTHIFFQPPPFVHSKLLLVDDEYALVGSANLDPRSLRLNFEFNVEIFDHPTVAELIGHFDRARSNSREISLEEVDQRSLPLRLRDSFCKLFSPYL, encoded by the coding sequence ATGCTGCCGTTACTGCTGACCATCCTCTGGATGATCTCTCTGCTCGCGGCCGGACACGCGTTACTGAGCAAACGCGATCCGCGTGCAGCTCTCGGCTGGATCATTACCTGCCTGGCGTTACCTGGTGTCGGCGCTCTGCTTTATTTGTTGCTAGGCGTCAATCGCATCCGCACCCGAGCTCGCGAATTGCAGGAACAAGGGCAGGGGATGCATTGGCTGCATGTCAATCAACCGCCCCACCCGGCCGATCTCAAACAGTTCCCAACCAGCAGCACCAGCCAGGCCCTGATCACCCTGTCCGATTCCGTCACCCGCCGGCCGTTGCTGTACGGCAATAAAGTTACCGTTCTGCACAATGGCGAACAGGCCTATCCGGCCATGCTGGCAGCCATCAACGCCGCCAAAGATTCGGTCTTCCTCTCCAGCTACATCATCAAACCCGACGCTGTCGGCCTGCAATTCGCAACCGCCCTGACCGCAGCTGCTGAACGCGGCCTTGATGTCCGCGTGCTCATCGATGCCTACGGAGAACTCTATTCCTTCGGCAAAATTCGCCGCCATTTTAAAAACACTAAAGTACAGACCGCGGTTTTTCTGCCGCTGACCCTGCCGCAAAGTCTGTACTTCAATTTAAGAAACCATCGGAAGCTGCTGGTTGTCGATCATACCGTAAGCTTTACCGGGGGGATGAACATCCGCCAAAAGCACCTGGCCAATAACTCGGATCCGCGGCGGGTCATCGACATTCATTTCCAGCTGGAAGGACCGGTCTGCGCCCAATTGCGCGATGCGTTCATGGAAGACTGGCACTTTGCCACCGGCTCCAAACGGAAACCGCGCGATTGGCCGTCATCGCCAGTGGTCGGATCGGCCTGCTGCCGCGGCATCAGCGCCGGCCCCAATGAACAGCACGAAAAACTGAACTGGCTGTTGATCGGCGCTATGTCCTGCGCCAAAAGTCATATCCGCATCATGACCCCCTACTTCATCCCCAATCGTGCCCAGTTGGCCGCCATCAATGCAGCCTCCCTGCGCGGCGTGCGGGTCGACATCCTGTTGCCGGAAAAAAATAACCTGCCTTATGTGGCCTGGGCTTCCAGTGCCTATCTGTTCGAACTGCTGGAATTGAATACCCACATCTTCTTTCAGCCGCCGCCTTTCGTGCACAGCAAACTGCTGCTGGTCGACGATGAATATGCCCTGGTCGGCTCCGCCAACCTGGATCCGCGCAGTTTGCGGCTTAACTTTGAATTCAATGTTGAAATATTCGATCATCCGACGGTTGCTGAGCTAATCGGCCATTTTGACCGGGCTCGCAGCAATTCCCGCGAAATTTCCCTGGAAGAAGTGGACCAGCGCTCCCTGCCGTTGCGGTTGCGCGATTCGTTCTGCAAACTCTTTTCACCTTATCTGTAA